GAAAGGCAAGTACTTTAACCAAAATCCCAAGCAGTCAAGTAATTAAAACTGCTACGCTCTGAACTACGGACAGTTTGACAGCAGTAAATGTCTTCCTCTGCCTAAGGCAAAAATTATCTCTCAATCATCATCCGAGGTATCGATGAAATCCTCACTACTTCCTTCTTTGCCTTGTCCCATTAGAAGCTCAAATAAATGATTCAGCCGTTTTACCCCACTGAGAATAATTAAAGTCAGTAATCCCCCAATTAAACCCATTTGCCACAAACCACAGCCGATTGCTGCTCCTAACCCAGCCGCAGTCCATACACAGGCGGCTGTCGTTAATCCCCGCACTTTTGGCCTCTCAGACTTTCTGGGAGACTCTTGTAAAATCAATCCGGCTCCGAGAAATCCCACCCCAGTAGCTACACCCTGAATTGTCCGGCTCAAGGCGTTGGTAGCTGCATAAGGACTATCACCCTCAGCCTGCAAAGGAATCATCACAAATAATGCTGCTCCCATACTTACCAACATGAATGTTCTCATTCCTGCTGGTCTACCCCCCTGCTGACGATTGAATCCAATCATGCAACCAACCACAAGGGCTAGAACTAATCTGAATGCTATGTGCGGCCAATCGTCGGGGGTAAGAAGCATATCTCCCATTATTAGATTCCTTCTTTGAGATATAAAAATTTATCAGTAAAAATTTAACTACTGTAAGTCAATAGGTTTAATTGATATTAACGCAAGTTTAACAAAAGATTAAAAATAAGTAAATTAATATACATAGATCTGCTATAAAAAATACGCTAAATTTATCGACTTAACGTATTTAAAGCTACAATTCATCAACTTAAGAAGATGTTTGAAAAGTTCCAATTTGAGTAAAAAAGCTCTCAGGCATAAGCTGTATAAACATCAGAACAGCAGCATTGAGAGCGAGAGCTAACTAATACCAATTTGAAAATCGGCGTTAATTCTCCCAAACTGGACTAAAATTTACATAGCTAAATAGTAGTTAATCTATTGTAATGAATCCCTACACTATCCTAAGTCAGAGCGAACTTCAGCGTGTTAGTGATGGTATGACCCGACCTCTGCTAGAAAATTGCGAGACAGCCTCACACATTCTTGTTTTAGTCTGGCCACAACTTGGGGATTTTGATAGTTTGGAATATGCGTGGTGGTTACAGCGCGAAGCTAAAAAATTCCCTCCTGAAAAACTCGCTATTCGTGCAGTGGGAATTGGCGATCGCACTTCTGGAACAAGATTCTGTCAATATACAGGATTTCCACCCCAAAATTTATTTATTGAACCGAATGCAGAACTACATCAGCAACTCCAACTTTATTCAGGGCTGAATCTTTCTGTACCTGGAATTTCTGTTTCTGTGAAAGCTTGGCTAAATCTATTGTTAATGTGTGCAGGGTTTGGAAGTCCGGGAACGCTAAGAGAAGTTTTTCGGGGATACAAAGGAGATCGTCAAACACCTCAACTAATTGAAGATGATGAAATTATTCAAGGTACTCCTCTACCTACTTTTAAAGGCTCGTTTTTCAAATTAGCTGGCGGTAGTGGGTTTCAACGTCCCTTTGAATTAGCTACTCTCCGGCTACGGAATATGGTGGAAGTTCTGAGTAATTGGCAGACTTATGTACCTAATTCTGCCTACTTAACTCAGCGTGGTGGAACTTTTCTGTTTGATAGCAAAGGCCAGTTACTTTACTCACATCGAGATCCGGGAATTCTGGGCTTTGCTGCTAATATGAGTCAGCCCCTGTCATTTTTATCCTCAATCGAAACAGATAGCTTTACCTCCAATTACTGATTCCTATAGTACCGCAGGTAGCAAGAAAGGCGATCGCATCACTTTGCATAGCCAGCTGGTAGTGGATGTTAGTAATCCTAAAGCCTGCAACTGAACTTTCCATCCAGCTGTTATACCAAATCAAATAACATTTGTGACACATCAATAATATTCTAGAGGGCACGGCAGTGCCGTGACCCTACAATCTGTCGCATTCTTTTTTTTAATTGGTATTACCTAGTAGGACTGAAATTTGTTTAAGTTCCACTAAAAATAGGAGAAAAAAAAGCTTTATAACTGTCAATCAACCTACATCAAGCACAAATTTTGAAGAATTAGTGCAAGTAGGTTCAAAAATCAAATCGGATTGCGATAGACATTAATTACTCAATTAAAGAGTAAAAAATTTGGCGTTGCTGAATGAATGTATGAATTAGCCGTATGCATTTGAAATTGTATACTCTGATTCAGCAACACCGAAAATTTAATTGAGTGTATCTCCTATCTCCTGAGTAATTTTGATTTGCTCTTGACTACACTTCATCAATTCATAGAGATCGTAGGCATATAATTCTTCATGATTTGGCTCACTACTTAAGCTTGTTGCTACTATTGGATCGCCATAACCATTGGTTTTCCCAATGAGTAAAAGCTTTTGACCTGCGTACTCTCCAATTAACTTGAAATCACTTTCAGGAAAAAAACTTACATCAGTTAAAAAACTCCGGTTTTGAACGGGCATTTCTACTCCTACTGACTTCAAGACGTCTTACCATTCAAGTTTTTGTTATAGATGAAATGAAACACCACCTATCAAAAACTTATGAATTTTTTACTTTTATCCAACTGGAGTACAAATCTTCAATAAATCTGCTGTAACTACCATCTTCCTGAGATTTTTTCAGCATTACTTTCAAAGTAGTAAGATAAGCACCATTTATGAGTTGATGTCCGTAACCACAAACTTGACCAATTTGCCCTGTTGTTTGATGCAAGGCATTATCTCCAATCTGTAACATGGCTGTAATTCCTGAATTATCTGGTTAAGTGTTGAATACTTGACTATTTGTGAATGCAACAATTTAGTCTTAAGCAATCAAAGTTATGCTGCAATTTGAGATTTTATTGAAGATTTAGCTGATGTTTGAGTCAGCAAATGAGTGTACAACCGATTTAATCCAGAGGCGACACTATTCCAGCTAAAGGCAACTTCAACCCTTTTTCGACCAGCTTCACCTAATCTGTCTCGCCAAGCCGGGTTTGTCAGAATCCGGTCTATCGCAGAGGCAAAACTAGATTCATGTTCGGGTGGCGCTAATAGCCCTGTAACTTCTGGTATGACTGTGAACTTTAATCCACCAACATTACTGGCTACTACTGGAGTTCTACTCGCCATTGCCTCAATTGCTACTAAACCGAAGGGTTCATAATGGCTGGGTACTACGCAAACATCAGCAGCAGCATAATAGTAAGGCAGAATAGTTTCATCTAGGCGACCAGGAAAGGTTGTGCAATCTTTTAGCCCCAGTTGAGCTACGATGTTCGCAATGCGATCGCGTTCGATGCCATCACTTTGACCAGGACGGCTACCACCACCAATTACTAATTGCAGGTTAGCTTTACCCCTTAAACTTGATTCTGCAATTGCTCTGACTAAAGTTTCAATTCCTTTACGCCGATCGAAACGACCAACATAAAGAACCATCTTGACATCAGGAGCAATTCCTAAATGTTGACGTGCAACAGACCGTTGAATTCCTCCAAATTGATCGATATCCGTTCCACAAGGAATGATTTCAATCCGTCCGTTTCTAGAAACAAGTAGCTGCATATGTTTCTTCTCTTGAGGACTGGTAGCAACTACGCAATCTACTGTTTCTAAACAAGCTTGTTCTACAGCTAATCTTTGAGTAGCAATCAGAGGCACATTTCTAATACTTCTATATTTTACTGCTCCTAAAGAATGGTATGTATGCACCTGGATCAATGGTTGCTGCTTTTTCAATTCCATACCTACCCACGAAGACAACCAATAGTTGGTATGAATTAGAGAGTAGTTGTATCCTTGGCGCTGCTGAAATTGTTGAAACTGGTCAATAAATTCAGGTAAATACTCAAACAAATCGTCTCGCCCAATAAACTGGGCTGGCCCAGTTTTTAACCTAATAGTCCGACAGTTGCTGCTATGTTGCACGATTCCTGCTTGTTCAGGATCGCTACGACGTGCGAACATATCTACTTGCCAGCCAAGCTTTGCTAGGGCAAGACCTACTTGACGCACATATACGTTTTGTCCACCAGCTTCTTCTTGACCAATTTCAGCAGCAGGGTCGCCATCAACAGATATTAAGGCGATACGACGGTCTTTATTTGTGAACATAGTAAACTTTTACCTCAAGGCAACTAGTCTGCCTCAGATGCCAGAAACATAGGTTATATTTTCCTTGCCTCAGGATCGAGGGCAGGTACAACGAAGCGCAAAGTTACCAGCCAAGGATACTGACGAGACAAAGCATTGATTTTAATTATGCTGCTCGTTCAATCTCCTCTCAATGCCGACGAAGTTAGCTGACGGGCTAGAACTGAGAGATGTTCTTCTCTAGATAATTCTGGCTTTGTGTTTGAAGTTTATGCTTCACACTTTAGCTTTGAACTGTCTCAGAGATACGCCCCAAACTTGGTTCCTCCGTTCCTTGTTTACTTCCATAAATAAATGTCTATGGAAAAAACAATGGATTAGGCAGACTGATTTAATTTTTAGCAATTTTAACTTTCATCTGTTAGCAATGTCAAGTTAATGACCAGAGAAATTATGATAAGTGCCGCATTTATTTGTTTATGACTTATCTTTATCAATCCTAATAATAGGTTAGCTGACACAACAGTAACACTACCATTAGATATATAAAAAATCTTCCGCATAGTTCTAATTTCAGTTAGCAACAAGATAGCTATCTCACAGAAGACGAACGCTAGCAAATCAAATTAGGGTCTTTAATACAGAGGGTTAACCTTAATTATTGATTACATTTAATACTGTTGATAATATCTATGCACTAGGGATGTGTAGATCGCCCAAACCCAGCATCAATAAGTGTACCCATTTGCTCGAAAGTCTTGAGGCTGAGGCAATGGGTAAGCATCAAATTGCTTGCAGTTTTGCTTTATCTGTGCGATCGCTAGATTAAATAAATTTTGAGCCGCAACAGCGCGATCTATTGCCGCTAAAATTCGCTTAAACGGTATTTTCTTTAAACTATCTCCAGGTCGAGGCAGGTGAAAAAGCAAGACATTGCGATACCAGCGATCGAAGACAAATACCCTATACCCATTTTCATACATGGTGCTGAAGTTGACTCTTGACTTTTACATAAAATATGCGAAGCTAATATTTAGCTTGTCTAAATATTGAGAGTGCATCAAACTCGTGACTAGACTTACGGGAAACACTGGTTTATCGGAATCTTCTGCTAGTAGCCCTCAAGCGGTGATTTTAGAAACGCAAGGACTGACGCGTTACTTTGGTAAAGCTGTTGCTGTCAATGATTTGAGTATCACGGTAAAACAAGGTGAGGTATTTGGCTTACTCGGCCCCAATGGCGCGGGTAAAAGTACAGCAATTAAGATGTTGACTACCCTATTGCCCCTAAGTGCAGGGAGCGCAACCATAGCTGGCTATGATGTGACTCATCAGGCGGCTGCTGTGAGGCGGCTATTTGGCTATGTACCGCAAGCGTTGTCTGCTGATGGTAGTCTGACAGGTTACGAAAACCTGTTAATCTTTGCCAAGCTATACGATATTCCTGTGAAGCATAGGCAAAGGCGTATTCGGGAAGTACTAGATTTCATGGGTTTACAAGACGCAGCCCATCGCTTAGTACGTAACTATTCTGGTGGCATGATTCGCAAGTTAGAAATTGCTCAATCGATCATGCACCAACCCAAGATTTTGTTTCTAGATGAACCGACTGTAGGACTAGATCCGATCGCCCGGACTCAAGTATGGCAACTCGTACAACAACTGCGTGTAGATTACGGCACAACCATATTTTTAACTACTCACTTTTTAGAAGAAGCCGATAACCTGTGTAACCGCGTGACGATTATGCAGCAAGGCGAAGCTGTGATTACAGGCGCACCTAGCGATTTAAAAGCTGCTTTGGGTAAGCCGAATGCAACCTTAGACGATGTCTTTATTCATTACACAGGGGATCAATTAACATCAGGAGTCAACTACCGTGATACAGCCAGAACCAGACGTACAGCTCAACGGTTGGGTTAAGCCAAAAGCTACTCGCCGCGCCAATTTGATTTCTACAATTATTCAGATATTTACAAAAACCCTGGTGATTGCCGAGATGGAAGTGCGGAAACTCCGGCACGATCCTACCGATTTAGTAGTCCGAGCCGTGCAACCATCACTATGGCTGTTGATTTTTGGGCAAGTATTTACCCGGATTCGAGCAATTCCCACAGGCGACTTACCTTATCTAGACTTCATGGCGGCGGGTATATTGGCGCAGAGCGTGTTATTTGTCGCAATTTTTACAGGCGGTATGACGCTGATCTGGGAGCGAGATTTAGGAGTTGTCCACAAATTCCTTGCCAGTCCAACGCCTAGAGTGGCGATGGTGTTAGGTAAATCGCTGGCTTGTGGAGTTCGTTGTTTATCACAAGTATTTGTTATTTACGTAATAGCACTACTATTAGGGGTGAAACTTAATTTTCATCCTGTAGCTTTTTTACAAGTGCTATTGATTGTCATGCTGGGAGCAGGTTGTTTTTGCACATTTTCTCTGATAATTGGTTGTTTGGTAAAAACCAGAGAACGGATGACGGGAATTGGACAGTTGTTAACGATG
The genomic region above belongs to Calothrix sp. NIES-2098 and contains:
- a CDS encoding ABC transporter-like protein produces the protein MTRLTGNTGLSESSASSPQAVILETQGLTRYFGKAVAVNDLSITVKQGEVFGLLGPNGAGKSTAIKMLTTLLPLSAGSATIAGYDVTHQAAAVRRLFGYVPQALSADGSLTGYENLLIFAKLYDIPVKHRQRRIREVLDFMGLQDAAHRLVRNYSGGMIRKLEIAQSIMHQPKILFLDEPTVGLDPIARTQVWQLVQQLRVDYGTTIFLTTHFLEEADNLCNRVTIMQQGEAVITGAPSDLKAALGKPNATLDDVFIHYTGDQLTSGVNYRDTARTRRTAQRLG
- a CDS encoding group 1 glycosyl transferase, whose amino-acid sequence is MFTNKDRRIALISVDGDPAAEIGQEEAGGQNVYVRQVGLALAKLGWQVDMFARRSDPEQAGIVQHSSNCRTIRLKTGPAQFIGRDDLFEYLPEFIDQFQQFQQRQGYNYSLIHTNYWLSSWVGMELKKQQPLIQVHTYHSLGAVKYRSIRNVPLIATQRLAVEQACLETVDCVVATSPQEKKHMQLLVSRNGRIEIIPCGTDIDQFGGIQRSVARQHLGIAPDVKMVLYVGRFDRRKGIETLVRAIAESSLRGKANLQLVIGGGSRPGQSDGIERDRIANIVAQLGLKDCTTFPGRLDETILPYYYAAADVCVVPSHYEPFGLVAIEAMASRTPVVASNVGGLKFTVIPEVTGLLAPPEHESSFASAIDRILTNPAWRDRLGEAGRKRVEVAFSWNSVASGLNRLYTHLLTQTSAKSSIKSQIAA
- a CDS encoding MgtC/SapB transporter — encoded protein: MGDMLLTPDDWPHIAFRLVLALVVGCMIGFNRQQGGRPAGMRTFMLVSMGAALFVMIPLQAEGDSPYAATNALSRTIQGVATGVGFLGAGLILQESPRKSERPKVRGLTTAACVWTAAGLGAAIGCGLWQMGLIGGLLTLIILSGVKRLNHLFELLMGQGKEGSSEDFIDTSDDD
- a CDS encoding ABC-2 type transporter, with translation MIQPEPDVQLNGWVKPKATRRANLISTIIQIFTKTLVIAEMEVRKLRHDPTDLVVRAVQPSLWLLIFGQVFTRIRAIPTGDLPYLDFMAAGILAQSVLFVAIFTGGMTLIWERDLGVVHKFLASPTPRVAMVLGKSLACGVRCLSQVFVIYVIALLLGVKLNFHPVAFLQVLLIVMLGAGCFCTFSLIIGCLVKTRERMTGIGQLLTMPLFFASNAIYPISLMPDWLKFISHVNPLTYAVDALRGTMLANGTSIYGFGLDCAILLLILIALTLMCGRLYPRVAM